One Cellulomonas sp. NS3 genomic region harbors:
- a CDS encoding PadR family transcriptional regulator: protein MDTTQLLKGVLDVAVLAVVAEEDGYGYDVVRRLRAAGLEEVGDASVYGTLRRLYSSGALTSYVVPSDEGPHRKYYGINAQGRAMLDAQRKDWHEFARTMSRLLTTEGVR, encoded by the coding sequence ATGGACACGACGCAGCTGCTCAAGGGGGTCCTCGACGTCGCGGTGCTCGCCGTCGTCGCCGAGGAGGACGGCTACGGCTACGACGTCGTCCGCCGGCTGCGCGCCGCGGGGCTCGAGGAGGTGGGCGACGCGTCGGTGTACGGGACGCTGCGCCGGCTCTACTCGTCGGGCGCGCTGACGTCCTACGTCGTGCCGAGCGACGAGGGCCCGCACCGCAAGTACTACGGCATCAACGCTCAGGGCCGGGCGATGCTCGACGCGCAGCGCAAGGACTGGCACGAGTTCGCGCGGACCATGTCGCGCCTGCTCACGACGGAGGGTGTGCGATGA
- a CDS encoding HAAS signaling domain-containing protein has product MSTSTGTHAADVAGYAAAVRRHLAGLTTEQVDDLTDGLEADLADALADHDARGAGVGAAEHDLVARFGDPRAYAAELRTSAGLPEPGAPVGPVRQALVGPGRFAREQVDRALAVLRPQPWWDPFEEFARSVRPLAWFARAWVLYQVLRGVLTGSELVWMPRSFGGWVALAALTVVSVQWGRGLWQPGAAGRWVRGAATVVAVLAALPVVGTVSADTERVHVVYETQTLPGVTVPQDGVVVDGMPVSNLFVYDAQGNPLGDVQIYDDRGRAVRTTFDDGEAEWALPGVREPWSFVPVADVDGRQRWNVFPLTGAPSSEFEWDEEEGHVLAGDSRTPPLPFAKAPSLVLPGADDGAPGTATRSTPEPSPTAPPAPDAGDGAVRTPVGTAAGPDPTAAGERPAQP; this is encoded by the coding sequence ATGAGCACCAGCACGGGGACCCACGCGGCTGACGTCGCCGGCTACGCGGCGGCGGTGCGCCGCCATCTCGCGGGGCTCACGACCGAGCAGGTCGACGACCTGACGGACGGCCTCGAGGCCGACCTCGCCGACGCGCTCGCCGACCACGACGCGCGCGGAGCGGGGGTGGGCGCCGCCGAGCACGACCTCGTCGCGCGGTTCGGCGACCCGCGGGCGTACGCCGCCGAGCTGCGCACGTCCGCGGGCCTGCCCGAGCCCGGTGCGCCGGTCGGTCCCGTGCGCCAGGCGCTCGTGGGTCCGGGGCGGTTCGCGCGCGAGCAGGTCGACCGCGCCCTCGCGGTGCTGCGCCCGCAGCCGTGGTGGGACCCGTTCGAGGAGTTCGCCCGCAGCGTGCGGCCGCTCGCGTGGTTCGCCCGCGCGTGGGTGCTCTACCAGGTCCTGCGCGGGGTCCTCACGGGGTCGGAGCTCGTGTGGATGCCCCGGTCGTTCGGCGGCTGGGTCGCGCTCGCCGCGCTGACCGTGGTGAGCGTGCAGTGGGGCCGCGGGTTGTGGCAGCCCGGTGCCGCCGGCCGGTGGGTCCGCGGGGCGGCGACGGTCGTCGCCGTGCTCGCCGCCCTCCCCGTGGTCGGCACCGTGAGCGCGGACACCGAGCGCGTCCATGTCGTCTACGAGACCCAGACGCTGCCGGGCGTGACCGTGCCGCAGGACGGCGTCGTGGTCGACGGCATGCCGGTGAGCAACCTGTTCGTGTACGACGCGCAGGGCAACCCGCTCGGCGACGTCCAGATCTACGACGACCGCGGCCGTGCCGTGCGCACCACGTTCGACGACGGCGAGGCCGAGTGGGCGCTGCCCGGCGTGCGCGAGCCGTGGTCCTTCGTGCCGGTCGCGGACGTCGACGGGCGCCAGCGCTGGAACGTCTTCCCGCTCACCGGGGCTCCGAGCAGCGAGTTCGAGTGGGACGAGGAGGAGGGGCACGTGCTCGCCGGTGACAGCCGCACGCCGCCGCTGCCGTTCGCCAAGGCGCCGTCCCTCGTGCTGCCCGGGGCCGACGACGGCGCGCCGGGGACCGCGACCCGGTCGACCCCGGAGCCGTCGCCCACGGCGCCGCCCGCTCCCGACGCGGGCGACGGCGCGGTCCGGACCCCCGTCGGGACCGCCGCCGGTCCCGACCCCACGGCCGCCGGCGAGCGCCCGGCGCAGCCCTGA
- a CDS encoding FtsB family cell division protein, translated as MPRTESVQVRVPRLFTVRVMVLGVVSLLAFILVFPTLRSYLAQRVELEQLHVKVAEARQRNEDLEADLARWDDEQYVIAQARDRLAFVLPGETAYRVRDPEVVPEPTAPEIPAQGSGPVLGDDSTQPWYSVVWDSVRIAGEAALEPEADGEQPAPGDNGQAPAGDEPAPTP; from the coding sequence GTGCCCCGCACGGAGAGCGTCCAGGTGCGCGTGCCGCGGCTGTTCACGGTGCGCGTCATGGTGCTCGGCGTCGTGAGCCTGCTCGCGTTCATCCTCGTCTTCCCGACCCTGCGCTCCTACCTCGCGCAGCGCGTCGAGCTCGAGCAGCTGCACGTCAAGGTCGCCGAGGCGCGTCAGCGCAACGAGGACCTCGAGGCGGACCTCGCGCGGTGGGACGACGAGCAGTACGTGATCGCGCAGGCGCGCGACCGGCTCGCGTTCGTGCTGCCGGGCGAGACGGCCTACCGCGTGCGCGACCCGGAGGTCGTGCCCGAGCCGACCGCTCCCGAGATCCCGGCGCAGGGCAGCGGGCCGGTGCTCGGCGACGACTCGACGCAGCCCTGGTACTCGGTGGTGTGGGACTCGGTGCGGATCGCCGGGGAGGCCGCGCTCGAGCCGGAGGCGGACGGGGAGCAGCCCGCGCCGGGGGACAATGGGCAGGCGCCGGCCGGCGACGAGCCGGCCCCGACCCCCTGA
- a CDS encoding DUF501 domain-containing protein yields MPRARADAPEVSEADVAVLAEQLGRPPRGVVGIAARCVCGRPLVVRTAPRLDDGTPFPTTYYLTCPPAVAAVSTLEASGLMKELTARLTEDDELARAYRGAHEAYLRDREALGEVPEIAGVSAGGMPTRVKCLHVLVGHALAAGPGVNPVGDEVLVMLRDVWRPDRCTC; encoded by the coding sequence GTGCCGCGTGCGCGCGCCGACGCGCCGGAGGTGTCCGAGGCCGACGTCGCGGTGCTCGCCGAGCAGCTCGGCCGCCCGCCGCGCGGGGTCGTCGGCATCGCGGCGCGCTGCGTGTGCGGGCGCCCGCTCGTCGTGCGGACCGCGCCGCGCCTGGACGACGGCACGCCGTTCCCGACGACGTACTACCTGACCTGCCCGCCGGCGGTCGCGGCCGTCTCCACGCTCGAGGCGAGCGGCCTGATGAAGGAGCTGACGGCGCGCCTCACGGAGGACGACGAGCTCGCGCGCGCCTACCGCGGCGCGCACGAGGCGTACCTGCGCGACCGGGAGGCGCTCGGCGAGGTGCCCGAGATCGCGGGCGTCTCCGCCGGCGGCATGCCGACCCGGGTGAAGTGCCTGCACGTCCTCGTCGGGCACGCGCTCGCGGCCGGGCCGGGCGTCAACCCGGTCGGCGACGAGGTGCTCGTGATGCTCCGCGACGTGTGGCGTCCCGACCGCTGCACCTGCTGA
- a CDS encoding NAD(P)/FAD-dependent oxidoreductase, with protein MSQDASTTVDSGPRTGPDSAHTGQRGKPRKVPRVVVLGGGTVGLYAARRLRKRLGKREAAIVVVDPRPYMTYAPFLPEAAAGSIDPRNVVAPHRRAFKHVDVLQGKVTEIRHADRTVQITPAEGDSYWITYDHLVVGLGSVARTLPIPGLADEAIGFKNVEEAIAVRNHVLGRIDLAASTWDPDLRKKMLTFTFVGGGFAGVEALAEVEDMARAAVRYYGAIEQEELRFVLVEGSPRILPEVSEELGVYTLEQLRKRDIEIYLSTFLSSCVDGHVVLSDGTEFDSETIVWTAGVKANPVLQNSDLPLDKMGRVICLPTLQVADAEGNVIPDAYAAGDCAAVPDLYNPGNFCPPNAQHALREGNHLGDNLARVLSSAPVTEYKHRNVGAVASLGMYKGVAQMFGKVKVRGFPAWVLHRTYHVFAMPTVNRKIRIMAGWTGSLLLRREVVALGALQDPRAEFKAASAPPKPKAGGAEGGNAATKRDSSPEHAADTGGPDAAAVTSAGRADENPPGAASALTTAGSPASDPAGTGDPKKA; from the coding sequence ATGTCTCAGGATGCCTCGACCACGGTGGACAGCGGGCCTCGCACAGGCCCCGACAGCGCCCACACGGGGCAGCGCGGGAAGCCCCGCAAGGTCCCCCGCGTCGTCGTCCTCGGCGGCGGCACCGTCGGCCTGTACGCGGCCCGCCGGCTGCGCAAGCGGCTCGGCAAGCGCGAGGCGGCCATCGTCGTCGTCGACCCGCGTCCCTACATGACCTACGCGCCGTTCCTGCCCGAGGCCGCGGCCGGCAGCATCGACCCGCGCAACGTCGTCGCACCCCACCGCCGCGCCTTCAAGCACGTCGACGTGCTGCAGGGCAAGGTCACGGAGATCCGGCACGCGGACCGCACCGTGCAGATCACCCCGGCCGAGGGCGACTCGTACTGGATCACGTACGACCACCTCGTCGTCGGCCTCGGCTCGGTCGCGCGCACGCTGCCCATCCCCGGGCTCGCGGACGAGGCCATCGGCTTCAAGAACGTCGAGGAGGCCATCGCGGTCCGCAACCACGTCCTCGGCCGAATCGACCTCGCGGCGAGCACGTGGGACCCGGACCTGCGCAAGAAGATGCTCACGTTCACGTTCGTCGGCGGTGGGTTCGCCGGAGTCGAGGCGCTCGCCGAGGTCGAGGACATGGCGCGCGCGGCCGTCCGGTACTACGGCGCGATCGAGCAGGAGGAGCTGCGGTTCGTGCTCGTCGAGGGCTCGCCGCGCATCCTCCCCGAGGTCAGCGAAGAGCTCGGCGTCTACACGCTCGAGCAGCTCCGCAAGCGCGACATCGAGATCTACCTCTCGACGTTCCTGAGCTCGTGCGTCGACGGCCACGTGGTCCTCTCGGACGGCACCGAGTTCGACTCGGAGACCATCGTGTGGACCGCGGGCGTCAAGGCGAACCCGGTGCTGCAGAACTCGGACCTCCCGCTCGACAAGATGGGCCGCGTCATCTGCCTGCCGACGCTCCAGGTGGCCGACGCCGAGGGGAACGTCATCCCCGACGCGTACGCCGCCGGCGACTGTGCCGCGGTGCCCGACCTGTACAACCCGGGCAACTTCTGCCCGCCGAACGCCCAGCACGCGCTGCGTGAGGGCAACCACCTCGGCGACAACCTCGCCCGCGTGCTGAGCTCGGCGCCCGTGACCGAGTACAAGCACCGCAACGTCGGCGCGGTCGCGTCGCTCGGCATGTACAAGGGCGTCGCCCAGATGTTCGGCAAGGTCAAGGTGCGCGGCTTCCCGGCCTGGGTGCTGCACCGCACGTACCACGTGTTCGCGATGCCGACCGTGAACCGCAAGATTCGCATCATGGCCGGGTGGACGGGGTCGCTCCTGCTGCGCCGTGAGGTCGTCGCGCTCGGCGCGCTGCAGGACCCGCGAGCCGAGTTCAAGGCGGCGTCCGCGCCGCCCAAGCCGAAGGCGGGCGGCGCCGAGGGCGGCAACGCGGCCACGAAGCGCGACTCCTCGCCCGAGCACGCGGCGGACACCGGTGGGCCAGACGCTGCCGCGGTGACGTCGGCAGGCCGGGCGGACGAGAACCCGCCCGGGGCGGCGTCGGCGCTCACGACGGCCGGCTCGCCCGCGTCCGACCCCGCGGGGACGGGCGATCCGAAGAAGGCCTGA
- the eno gene encoding phosphopyruvate hydratase, with product MASIEAVGAREILDSRGNPTVEVEVALDDGTIARAAVPSGASTGAFEAVERRDGVKDRYLGKGVEDAVNAVIDDIAPELIGFEATEQRLVDQALIDLDGTPNKGKLGANAILGVSLAVAKAAADSVDLPLFRYVGGPNAHVLPVPMMNILNGGSHADSNVDIQEFMVAPIGQGTFREALRTGTEIYHSLKSVLKSEGLATGLGDEGGFAPNLSSNRAALDLIITAIEKAGFVPGKDVGLALDVAATEFFKDGAYQFEGKATGTDEIIAYYKQLVSDYPLVSIEDPLSEDEWDAWAQLMREVGDKVQIVGDDLFVTNPTRLAKGIELRSANSLLVKLNQIGTLTETLDAVTLAQRNGFTTMTSHRSGETEDTTIADLSVATNAGQIKTGAPARGERINKYNQLLRIEEELDDAGRYAGASAFPRWKQA from the coding sequence ATGGCCAGCATCGAGGCCGTCGGCGCCCGCGAGATCCTGGATTCTCGCGGCAACCCCACTGTCGAGGTCGAGGTCGCTCTCGACGACGGCACCATCGCCCGCGCTGCCGTGCCCTCGGGTGCGTCCACCGGGGCGTTCGAGGCCGTCGAGCGCCGTGACGGCGTCAAGGACCGCTACCTGGGCAAGGGTGTCGAGGACGCGGTCAACGCCGTGATCGACGACATCGCGCCCGAGCTCATCGGCTTCGAGGCCACCGAGCAGCGCCTCGTCGACCAGGCCCTCATCGACCTGGACGGCACGCCCAACAAGGGCAAGCTCGGCGCCAACGCGATCCTCGGCGTCTCGCTCGCGGTCGCGAAGGCCGCGGCCGACTCGGTCGACCTGCCGCTCTTCCGCTACGTCGGCGGCCCGAACGCGCACGTCCTGCCGGTCCCGATGATGAACATCCTCAACGGTGGGTCGCACGCCGACTCCAACGTCGACATCCAGGAGTTCATGGTCGCGCCCATCGGCCAGGGCACGTTCCGTGAGGCGCTGCGCACCGGCACGGAGATCTACCACTCGCTCAAGTCGGTGCTCAAGAGCGAGGGCCTCGCGACGGGCCTCGGCGACGAGGGCGGCTTCGCCCCGAACCTGTCGAGCAACCGCGCGGCGCTCGACCTGATCATCACGGCCATCGAGAAGGCCGGCTTCGTCCCGGGCAAGGACGTCGGCCTCGCGCTCGACGTCGCCGCGACCGAGTTCTTCAAGGACGGCGCCTACCAGTTCGAGGGCAAGGCGACCGGCACCGACGAGATCATCGCGTACTACAAGCAGCTCGTCTCGGACTACCCGCTGGTCTCGATCGAGGACCCGCTGTCGGAGGACGAGTGGGACGCCTGGGCCCAGCTCATGCGCGAGGTCGGCGACAAGGTGCAGATCGTCGGCGACGACCTGTTCGTCACCAACCCGACGCGCCTGGCGAAGGGCATCGAGCTCCGCTCGGCGAACTCGCTGCTGGTCAAGCTGAACCAGATCGGCACGCTCACCGAGACGCTCGACGCCGTGACGCTCGCGCAGCGCAACGGCTTCACGACGATGACCTCGCACCGCTCCGGCGAGACCGAGGACACGACGATCGCCGACCTGTCCGTCGCGACGAACGCCGGCCAGATCAAGACGGGCGCCCCGGCGCGCGGCGAGCGGATCAACAAGTACAACCAGCTGCTCCGCATCGAGGAGGAGCTGGACGACGCCGGCCGCTACGCCGGCGCGAGCGCGTTCCCGCGCTGGAAGCAGGCCTGA
- a CDS encoding PLD nuclease N-terminal domain-containing protein, translating to MRYLPYLLELALLVYCLIDCIQTDSALVRNLPKPLWILLIVVVPIVGAIAWLVAGRPERSARSRHVPWPSTATAGFPEYERPRPVAPDDDPEFLASVRRSDEKHERMLRDWEADLRAREQRFDDTPPSADPGHPDAPPARP from the coding sequence GTGCGTTACCTGCCGTACCTGCTCGAGCTGGCACTGCTCGTCTACTGCCTGATCGACTGCATCCAGACCGACTCGGCGCTCGTGCGCAACCTGCCCAAGCCGCTGTGGATCCTGCTCATCGTCGTCGTGCCGATCGTGGGCGCGATCGCGTGGCTCGTCGCCGGGCGCCCCGAGCGCAGCGCCCGGTCCCGCCACGTCCCGTGGCCGAGCACCGCGACCGCCGGCTTCCCCGAGTACGAGCGGCCGCGCCCGGTCGCTCCGGACGACGACCCGGAGTTCCTCGCGAGCGTGCGGAGGTCCGACGAGAAGCACGAGCGCATGCTGCGCGACTGGGAGGCGGACCTGCGGGCGCGTGAGCAGCGCTTCGACGACACCCCGCCGTCCGCGGACCCGGGCCACCCGGACGCGCCGCCCGCACGACCGTGA
- a CDS encoding MarR family winged helix-turn-helix transcriptional regulator: MSEPQDPTNEDAGERSTGEPRWLTPSERGAWLALSAMTITLPGALDAQLQRDAGLSFYEYMVLAMLSEQPDRTLRMSQLAQLTNGSLSRLSHVAKRLERAGFIRRERSTVDARATNATLTDEGFAKIVGSAPGHVEEARRLVIDALTPDQLEQLRAIGAAVMSRVDPGSTFPSEPAPDASAR; this comes from the coding sequence GTGAGCGAGCCGCAGGACCCCACGAACGAGGACGCCGGCGAGCGATCGACGGGTGAGCCGCGCTGGCTGACGCCCTCCGAGCGCGGCGCGTGGCTCGCGCTCTCGGCCATGACGATCACGCTGCCGGGCGCGCTCGACGCCCAGCTCCAGCGCGACGCGGGGCTGTCGTTCTACGAGTACATGGTGCTCGCGATGCTCTCCGAGCAGCCCGACCGGACGCTCCGGATGAGCCAGCTGGCACAGCTGACCAACGGCTCGCTCTCCCGCCTCTCGCACGTCGCCAAGCGGCTCGAGCGGGCCGGCTTCATCCGCCGGGAGCGCTCGACGGTCGACGCCCGCGCGACGAACGCGACCCTGACGGACGAGGGGTTCGCCAAGATCGTCGGGAGCGCGCCCGGCCACGTCGAGGAGGCCCGCCGGCTCGTCATCGACGCCCTGACCCCGGACCAGCTCGAGCAGCTGCGCGCGATCGGCGCCGCCGTGATGAGCCGCGTCGACCCCGGGTCGACGTTCCCGTCGGAGCCGGCCCCGGACGCGTCCGCGCGCTGA
- a CDS encoding carboxymuconolactone decarboxylase family protein: protein MSHVPLVTRESATGTVRAQLDEIYDAFGTVPTMFRAVAQSPAALTSLWGSFGALAGGTLGAAVGEQIAVAVANRNACEYCLAAHTALGRKAGVTREELAAAQDGDSDDPRTAALLRFALTVVDLRGQVTAEDVQAVRDQGWGDEQVVEVLAHVALNLFTNYVNIALAVPVDFPVVGLRRAG, encoded by the coding sequence ATGTCGCACGTCCCCCTCGTCACCCGCGAGTCCGCGACCGGCACCGTCCGCGCCCAGCTCGACGAGATCTACGACGCCTTCGGCACCGTGCCCACGATGTTCCGGGCCGTCGCGCAGTCCCCCGCCGCGCTCACCAGCCTGTGGGGCTCGTTCGGGGCGCTCGCGGGCGGCACGCTCGGCGCGGCCGTCGGCGAGCAGATCGCGGTCGCCGTCGCGAACCGCAACGCGTGCGAGTACTGCCTCGCCGCGCACACCGCGCTCGGCCGCAAGGCCGGCGTGACGCGCGAGGAGCTGGCCGCCGCGCAGGACGGCGACTCCGACGACCCCCGCACCGCGGCGCTGCTGCGCTTCGCGCTCACGGTCGTGGACCTGCGCGGTCAGGTCACCGCCGAGGACGTCCAGGCCGTCCGCGACCAGGGCTGGGGCGACGAGCAGGTCGTCGAGGTCCTCGCGCACGTCGCGCTCAACCTGTTCACGAACTACGTGAACATCGCGCTCGCCGTGCCCGTCGACTTCCCCGTGGTCGGGCTGCGCCGCGCGGGCTGA
- a CDS encoding exopolyphosphatase translates to MTRVAAIDCGTNSIRLLVADVDVEAGTLTDLDRRMEVVRLGQGVDRTGRIAPEALARTLDAARRYGAVCDGLGVERIRFVATSASRDAENRADFVDGVRDALGVEPEVVEGEEEAALSFRGATGVLAGLHPGPFLVVDLGGGSTELVLGTDAPEAAYSMDVGCVRLTERHLRSDPPTGAEVAAARADVAAALDVAAGVVPLGKAVTLVGLAGSVTTVTAHALGLPAYDPARIDGSVLPIDQVLAACDDLLARDRASRAALGFMHPGRVDVIGAGALVWHDVVARVRDDVAAAGGELTHVVTSEHDILDGIAWSAAER, encoded by the coding sequence ATGACGCGTGTGGCAGCCATCGACTGCGGGACCAACTCGATCCGACTCCTCGTCGCGGACGTCGACGTCGAGGCGGGGACCCTCACGGACCTCGACCGCCGCATGGAGGTCGTCCGCCTCGGCCAGGGGGTCGACCGCACGGGCCGGATCGCCCCGGAGGCGCTCGCGCGCACGCTCGACGCGGCCCGGCGCTACGGCGCGGTGTGCGACGGGCTCGGTGTCGAGCGGATCCGCTTCGTGGCGACGTCGGCATCGCGCGACGCAGAGAACCGCGCGGACTTCGTCGACGGCGTGCGTGACGCGCTGGGCGTCGAGCCGGAGGTCGTCGAGGGCGAGGAGGAGGCGGCCCTGTCGTTCCGCGGGGCGACGGGCGTGCTCGCGGGCCTGCACCCGGGACCGTTCCTCGTCGTCGACCTCGGCGGCGGCTCGACCGAGCTCGTGCTCGGGACCGACGCTCCCGAGGCCGCGTACTCGATGGACGTGGGCTGCGTCCGGCTCACGGAGCGCCACCTGCGCAGCGACCCCCCGACGGGCGCCGAGGTCGCGGCGGCGCGGGCCGACGTCGCGGCCGCGCTCGACGTCGCCGCGGGCGTCGTCCCGCTCGGCAAGGCGGTCACCCTCGTCGGCCTCGCCGGCTCGGTGACGACCGTGACCGCCCACGCGCTCGGCCTGCCCGCGTACGACCCCGCCCGGATCGATGGGTCGGTGCTGCCGATCGACCAGGTCCTCGCGGCGTGCGACGACCTGCTCGCGCGCGACCGGGCGTCGCGGGCGGCGCTCGGGTTCATGCACCCGGGCCGGGTCGACGTCATCGGCGCCGGGGCGCTCGTGTGGCACGACGTGGTCGCCCGCGTGCGCGACGACGTCGCGGCGGCCGGGGGAGAGCTCACGCACGTGGTGACCTCCGAGCACGACATCCTCGACGGCATCGCGTGGAGCGCCGCGGAGCGCTGA
- a CDS encoding AraC family transcriptional regulator, translating to MPPLDRLSPLLERFRVRTRLFHAGPLCGVTTFAAQPGRGFLHVLRDGEMDLTHQGPGGRLETVHVDRPSLLLYPRPLEHAFRTAPTEGADFACATLDFDGGETHPLVRTLPPVLVIPLDAVPGLGTALDLLFAEVDAVRCGSRVVADRLFEVVLVQLFRWLLDHTGELALPAGLLPGLADERLARTLVAVHETPGGPWTLATMAREATMSRSAFAARFRETVGQPPAEYLTRWRLTVAQDRLRAGASVAAVAAELGYASPPSFSRAFTQVLGCSPRAWLTAARDAA from the coding sequence GTGCCTCCCCTCGACCGGCTCTCGCCTCTGCTCGAACGCTTCCGCGTGCGGACGCGGCTGTTCCACGCGGGCCCGCTGTGCGGCGTCACGACGTTCGCCGCCCAGCCGGGTCGCGGGTTCCTGCACGTGCTGCGCGACGGCGAGATGGACCTGACGCACCAGGGACCCGGCGGGCGGCTCGAGACCGTGCACGTCGACCGCCCGAGCCTGCTGCTCTACCCCCGGCCCCTCGAGCACGCCTTCCGCACGGCGCCCACCGAGGGGGCCGACTTCGCGTGCGCGACGCTCGACTTCGACGGCGGCGAGACGCACCCGCTCGTCCGGACCCTGCCGCCCGTGCTGGTGATCCCGCTCGACGCGGTCCCGGGGCTCGGCACCGCGCTGGACCTGCTGTTCGCCGAGGTCGACGCCGTGCGCTGCGGCAGCCGCGTCGTCGCGGACCGGCTGTTCGAGGTCGTCCTGGTGCAGCTATTCCGCTGGCTGCTCGACCACACCGGCGAGCTCGCGCTGCCCGCGGGCCTCCTGCCCGGGCTGGCCGACGAGCGCCTCGCCCGTACGCTCGTCGCCGTGCACGAGACCCCGGGTGGGCCCTGGACGCTCGCGACGATGGCGCGCGAGGCGACCATGTCGCGCAGCGCGTTCGCCGCGCGGTTCCGCGAGACGGTCGGGCAGCCGCCCGCCGAGTACCTGACGCGCTGGCGGCTCACCGTCGCGCAGGACCGGCTCCGCGCGGGTGCCTCGGTCGCGGCCGTCGCCGCGGAGCTCGGGTACGCGAGCCCGCCGTCGTTCTCGCGGGCGTTCACCCAGGTGCTCGGCTGCTCCCCGCGCGCCTGGCTCACCGCCGCGAGGGACGCTGCCTGA
- a CDS encoding response regulator, translating to MGFRLVLEAEDDLEVVGEAGDGLEAVRLTAQLTPDVVLMDVRMPGLNGIEATERVVASGACTRVLILTTFDLDEYAFAALRAGASGFMLKDARPAELVSAIRAVATGDAVVSPRITRRMLEMFSDALPAAGQQPPEPHPAHALLAQLTAREAEVLGAVAEGLSNNEIALRLYLSEATVKTHVGRILAKLGVRDRVQAVVLAYESGLVGR from the coding sequence ATGGGCTTCCGGCTCGTGCTCGAGGCGGAGGACGACCTCGAGGTCGTCGGCGAGGCCGGGGACGGGCTCGAGGCGGTGCGGCTGACGGCACAGCTGACCCCCGACGTCGTCCTCATGGACGTGCGCATGCCGGGCCTCAACGGCATCGAGGCGACCGAGCGGGTCGTGGCCTCGGGTGCCTGCACGCGCGTGCTGATCCTCACGACGTTCGACCTCGACGAGTACGCGTTCGCGGCGCTGCGGGCAGGGGCCAGCGGCTTCATGCTCAAGGACGCGCGCCCGGCCGAGCTCGTCTCGGCGATCCGCGCCGTCGCGACCGGCGACGCGGTGGTCTCGCCGCGCATCACGCGCCGCATGCTCGAGATGTTCTCCGACGCGCTGCCCGCCGCGGGACAGCAGCCGCCCGAGCCCCACCCGGCGCACGCGCTGCTCGCGCAGCTCACGGCGCGCGAGGCCGAGGTGCTCGGGGCGGTCGCCGAGGGGCTCTCGAACAACGAGATCGCGCTGCGCCTCTACCTCTCCGAGGCGACGGTCAAGACGCACGTCGGCCGGATCCTCGCGAAGCTCGGCGTGCGCGACCGCGTGCAGGCGGTCGTGCTCGCCTACGAGTCGGGGCTCGTCGGGCGCTGA
- a CDS encoding siderophore-interacting protein — MPDAPTPAAPATRARPAPVRAAVLRTERVAEQLVRVVLGGPGMRVVDAPTHADSYVKVVFVPPAALAAMTERPDGRVDLDALRASLPADQQPRVRAYTVRAFDAASAELTIDVVVHGDEGVAGPWAASARPGDEVLLLGPGGAYSPDPAADRYLLVGDASALPAVAVVLERLAAECPDAVGDAILEVHGPGDELPLTAPAGVRLRWVHQGSGVVGLRLVEAVRDLAWPDGRVDAFVHGEAGTVKELRHHLRAERGLPRTGLSISGYWRLGAADEDWRATKKDWARSIEEAEQAAGLD; from the coding sequence ATGCCCGACGCCCCCACGCCCGCAGCCCCCGCGACCCGCGCCCGCCCGGCGCCGGTGCGCGCCGCGGTGCTGCGGACCGAGCGCGTCGCCGAGCAGCTGGTCCGGGTGGTCCTCGGCGGGCCGGGCATGCGGGTCGTCGACGCGCCGACGCACGCCGACTCCTACGTCAAGGTCGTGTTCGTGCCGCCGGCCGCGCTCGCCGCAATGACCGAGCGGCCCGACGGCCGGGTCGACCTCGACGCCCTGCGGGCCTCGCTCCCTGCCGACCAGCAGCCCCGCGTGCGCGCCTACACGGTGCGGGCCTTCGACGCGGCCTCGGCCGAGCTCACGATCGACGTCGTCGTGCACGGCGACGAGGGGGTCGCCGGTCCGTGGGCCGCGTCCGCCCGGCCCGGCGACGAGGTCCTGCTCCTCGGGCCCGGCGGCGCGTACAGCCCCGACCCGGCGGCCGACCGCTACCTGCTCGTCGGCGACGCGAGCGCCCTCCCCGCGGTCGCCGTGGTGCTCGAGCGGCTCGCCGCCGAGTGCCCCGACGCGGTCGGTGACGCGATCCTCGAGGTGCACGGCCCGGGCGACGAGCTCCCGCTGACCGCACCCGCCGGCGTCCGGCTCCGGTGGGTGCACCAGGGCTCGGGCGTCGTCGGGCTGCGCCTCGTCGAGGCGGTGCGCGACCTCGCGTGGCCGGACGGCCGGGTCGACGCGTTCGTGCACGGCGAGGCGGGCACCGTGAAGGAGCTCCGTCACCATCTGCGGGCCGAGCGCGGGCTCCCGCGCACGGGCCTGTCGATCTCGGGGTACTGGCGCCTCGGCGCCGCCGACGAAGACTGGCGCGCGACCAAGAAGGACTGGGCGCGGTCGATCGAGGAGGCCGAGCAGGCCGCGGGTCTCGACTGA